From one Candidatus Methanoplasma termitum genomic stretch:
- a CDS encoding AAA family ATPase, whose product MKIIVIAGMPGAGKEELLSVARSLGIHYARMGDAVREFYSRSPNKGMSIGEFASSEREKFGITIWAKRTIEKMNGNMFLIDGCRSMEEVRSFRELGGDVVIIGIYSSPDQRYKRLINRGRDDAPRNIDEFNQRDSREISWGLAEVLALSDIMLVNSSSLEDFHSVSEMTLKGLK is encoded by the coding sequence ATGAAGATAATAGTCATCGCAGGCATGCCCGGTGCCGGTAAAGAGGAACTGCTTTCGGTAGCGAGGTCTCTCGGTATACATTATGCACGCATGGGCGATGCCGTCAGGGAATTTTATTCAAGATCCCCGAACAAGGGGATGAGCATCGGGGAATTCGCCAGTTCGGAAAGGGAAAAGTTCGGGATCACTATCTGGGCCAAGCGTACGATCGAAAAAATGAATGGCAACATGTTCCTTATCGACGGCTGCAGAAGCATGGAGGAGGTCAGATCGTTCAGGGAACTCGGAGGGGACGTCGTTATCATCGGTATATACTCCTCTCCCGATCAAAGATACAAGAGATTGATCAACAGAGGAAGGGATGATGCTCCAAGGAACATCGATGAATTCAACCAAAGGGATTCCAGAGAGATCTCGTGGGGCCTCGCAGAGGTCTTGGCATTATCTGATATCATGTTGGTGAACAGCTCAAGCCTTGAGGATTTTCATTCTGTTTCAGAGATGACCCTGAAGGGATTGAAATGA
- a CDS encoding DUF92 domain-containing protein, producing MELITQIIISGILSAALSIVAYKLRMLTYSGALASLLVGYTVGVFGSLEWLILLIIFTAAGLAATKMDLSNKRSQGLQEGEYGERTYKNVLGVGIPAIIFAVLYGVLHAYYGKQYDLAMSVAFITTITVAAADTVASEIGVRDPKVWLITTFERVRRGTNGGISVLGTVSSTAAAIFTGLIGWTLIIIINKDMSANLIYVLIPIVMGILGNLLDSFLGAALENKKRISKYVNNSASALVCATLGALIILLL from the coding sequence ATGGAACTGATTACCCAGATAATAATTTCTGGTATTCTTTCAGCAGCTTTGTCGATAGTAGCCTACAAGCTCCGGATGCTTACGTACTCGGGAGCGTTGGCCTCGCTTCTGGTAGGGTACACTGTGGGTGTGTTCGGTTCCTTAGAATGGCTGATCCTTTTGATAATATTCACAGCGGCGGGGCTTGCCGCAACGAAGATGGACCTCAGCAATAAAAGAAGTCAAGGGCTTCAGGAGGGCGAGTATGGAGAAAGGACATACAAAAATGTTCTTGGCGTGGGTATACCTGCGATCATATTCGCAGTCCTCTATGGGGTTTTACATGCATATTATGGGAAACAGTATGATCTGGCCATGAGCGTAGCTTTCATAACGACCATCACGGTGGCCGCCGCAGACACCGTGGCAAGCGAAATAGGGGTCAGGGACCCCAAAGTATGGTTGATAACGACCTTTGAGAGGGTCAGACGCGGAACTAACGGCGGCATCTCGGTATTGGGAACGGTGTCCTCGACAGCCGCGGCGATATTTACTGGTCTCATCGGATGGACGCTTATTATTATAATAAACAAAGACATGAGCGCCAATTTGATCTACGTTCTCATACCAATAGTAATGGGCATTTTAGGGAATCTGCTGGACAGCTTCCTAGGTGCGGCGTTGGAAAACAAGAAGAGGATATCGAAATATGTCAACAACAGCGCCAGCGCCCTCGTTTGTGCAACGCTTGGCGCCCTAATCATCTTACTTCTCTGA
- a CDS encoding thiamine pyrophosphate-dependent enzyme has translation MTAVTLQELNKIPVRLASGHRLCAGCTESVIAKQILMGTEKNVVVSAATGCLQVSTTLFPYTSWKTPYIHTAFGNAAATCAGVETAYKALKRQGKVKEDVKFVTFAGDGGTYDIGLQALSGAAERGHNMLYVCLNNEAYMNTGIQRSSATGIGASTTTSWAGDVAYGKKEFPKDMTRIMAAHGIPYAAQAAPHAWKDMIQKAQRAFETEGPTFINAITPCPRGWRFATEESISISRLAVETCIWPLYEVENGINYNLSPESQRIADGKAEKKPVTEWINSQGRFSHLKGDKWKSVVESMQAELDKKWESLLKLCKL, from the coding sequence ATGACCGCGGTGACATTACAGGAGCTCAACAAGATACCGGTCAGACTTGCAAGCGGCCACAGGCTGTGCGCAGGCTGCACCGAGTCGGTAATTGCGAAACAGATACTAATGGGTACGGAGAAGAATGTAGTAGTGTCGGCAGCCACAGGATGCCTGCAGGTGTCGACAACACTGTTCCCGTATACTTCGTGGAAAACGCCGTACATACACACAGCATTCGGCAACGCCGCAGCGACATGTGCGGGAGTGGAGACCGCTTACAAAGCCCTGAAGAGACAGGGGAAAGTAAAAGAGGATGTGAAGTTCGTGACCTTCGCAGGCGACGGCGGAACATACGACATCGGTCTGCAGGCACTTTCGGGTGCCGCGGAGAGAGGCCACAACATGCTTTACGTCTGTCTCAACAACGAGGCCTACATGAACACAGGTATCCAGAGATCGAGTGCAACCGGCATCGGGGCGTCGACCACCACGTCCTGGGCAGGCGACGTCGCGTATGGGAAGAAAGAGTTCCCCAAGGACATGACGAGGATAATGGCGGCTCACGGCATACCGTATGCCGCTCAGGCAGCACCCCACGCATGGAAGGACATGATCCAAAAAGCACAGAGAGCATTCGAGACAGAAGGCCCCACATTCATCAACGCCATAACTCCCTGTCCGAGAGGATGGAGGTTCGCAACAGAAGAATCCATATCGATATCGAGGCTTGCGGTCGAGACCTGCATCTGGCCTTTGTATGAAGTGGAGAACGGTATCAATTACAATTTGTCTCCTGAAAGCCAAAGGATCGCCGACGGTAAGGCCGAGAAGAAGCCGGTGACCGAGTGGATCAACTCTCAGGGCAGATTCAGCCACCTCAAGGGCGACAAGTGGAAGTCTGTGGTCGAGAGCATGCAGGCAGAACTGGATAAGAAGTGGGAATCACTCCTGAAACTCTGCAAACTTTAA
- a CDS encoding transketolase C-terminal domain-containing protein, with the protein MKQEDIAINGDSAIALAWKQINPDVVAAYPITPQTIIVEKYSEYVADGHVSTEFVCVESEHSALTLCTTSSSAGARTFTATASQGLAFMWEMLPIAASMRVPLVMAVANRAVSGPIDIHNDHGDVMSARDCGWISLFSENVQEAYDLSIMATRIAEHHSVQLPVLVNLDGFILTHAIERITPLDEKDVRKFVGEFKPLHPLLDVKHPVSHNLMDGPMFYFPHKYQMVVAMHHVPKVAQDVFNDFEKISGRKYKIVEEYKCDDAEYIAIVLGSTFGTMKEAVDQLRKEGKKVGVAMPRMFRPWPIAELAKLMKGKKAVIVMDKHLSIGSYGPMFPEVVAAALENESMPKMYNYIYGLGGADTMVSDFISVFRDVEKGKAKRINYLGVKE; encoded by the coding sequence ATGAAGCAGGAAGATATCGCAATAAACGGCGACTCTGCGATCGCACTCGCATGGAAACAGATAAATCCCGATGTGGTCGCGGCATACCCGATCACACCACAGACCATAATAGTGGAGAAATACTCAGAATATGTCGCCGACGGCCATGTTTCGACAGAGTTCGTCTGCGTAGAGTCTGAACACAGCGCCCTCACGCTTTGTACGACATCCTCATCCGCAGGGGCGAGGACATTCACTGCGACGGCCTCACAGGGACTCGCGTTCATGTGGGAGATGCTGCCGATAGCGGCCTCGATGAGGGTCCCATTGGTAATGGCGGTCGCCAACAGGGCGGTCAGCGGTCCGATCGACATCCACAACGACCACGGTGACGTAATGTCCGCAAGGGACTGCGGATGGATATCGTTGTTCTCCGAGAACGTTCAGGAAGCGTACGACCTGTCAATAATGGCAACGAGGATCGCCGAACACCACAGTGTTCAGCTGCCGGTGCTGGTCAATCTTGATGGATTCATACTTACTCATGCAATAGAGAGGATAACTCCCCTCGACGAGAAAGATGTCAGGAAGTTCGTCGGAGAGTTCAAGCCTCTGCACCCGCTTCTTGACGTGAAGCACCCGGTCTCCCACAACCTGATGGACGGGCCGATGTTCTACTTCCCGCACAAATATCAGATGGTCGTGGCGATGCACCATGTGCCTAAGGTGGCGCAGGACGTGTTCAACGATTTCGAGAAGATATCCGGCAGGAAGTACAAGATCGTCGAGGAATACAAGTGCGATGATGCGGAATATATCGCTATCGTCCTCGGATCCACTTTCGGGACTATGAAGGAGGCGGTCGATCAGCTGCGCAAGGAAGGAAAGAAAGTCGGAGTAGCGATGCCCCGCATGTTCAGGCCGTGGCCGATCGCAGAGCTGGCAAAGCTCATGAAAGGAAAGAAAGCGGTCATCGTTATGGACAAGCACCTGAGCATCGGATCATATGGCCCGATGTTCCCGGAGGTCGTCGCCGCAGCACTGGAGAACGAGAGCATGCCGAAGATGTACAACTACATCTATGGACTTGGCGGAGCGGACACAATGGTCTCCGATTTCATTTCAGTATTCAGGGATGTAGAGAAGGGAAAAGCAAAGAGGATCAACTACCTGGGGGTGAAAGAATGA
- a CDS encoding 4Fe-4S binding protein, with protein sequence MMVNLANYKDFIVGDRVIEAGNSERFHTGDWRGQIPYLDKDKCINCLSCWIYCPDDSIMTENGKIKGLKMTHCKGCGICAKVCPKNAITMKGE encoded by the coding sequence ATGATGGTCAACTTAGCTAACTATAAAGATTTCATTGTCGGGGACCGCGTCATAGAGGCGGGGAACTCCGAGAGATTCCACACTGGCGACTGGAGAGGCCAGATCCCATATCTCGATAAGGACAAATGTATAAACTGTCTTAGTTGTTGGATATACTGCCCGGATGACAGCATCATGACGGAGAACGGCAAGATCAAGGGATTGAAGATGACGCACTGCAAGGGTTGCGGCATTTGTGCGAAGGTCTGCCCCAAAAATGCAATAACAATGAAGGGGGAGTAA
- a CDS encoding 2-oxoacid:acceptor oxidoreductase family protein: MVTANEILAETAIHAGKYVKAFPEFGPERMGAPIRAFARISGNPIRVHTQVYEPDIVIVIDPSLIGKVDVGKGLKENGTIIANYRGSSFELQDAIGTNAECHAVDATKISVEEIGRPMVNTSMLGALVKIRPIIEYKEIEDHMKAKFEGKLKEKVILQNVAALKRAYEEVK; this comes from the coding sequence GTGGTCACGGCGAACGAGATTCTCGCCGAGACAGCCATACACGCAGGGAAATACGTCAAAGCTTTCCCCGAATTCGGCCCCGAGAGAATGGGAGCCCCGATAAGAGCATTTGCAAGGATATCGGGAAACCCAATAAGAGTTCACACACAGGTATACGAGCCTGACATAGTGATTGTGATCGACCCGTCGCTGATCGGCAAGGTCGATGTAGGAAAAGGTCTCAAGGAAAATGGGACCATAATAGCGAATTATCGCGGTTCCTCATTCGAACTTCAGGATGCGATAGGCACGAATGCGGAATGCCATGCGGTAGATGCGACGAAGATATCGGTAGAGGAGATAGGCCGCCCGATGGTCAACACATCAATGCTCGGCGCACTTGTAAAAATAAGGCCGATAATCGAGTACAAAGAGATAGAGGACCATATGAAAGCAAAGTTCGAAGGCAAACTCAAAGAAAAAGTGATACTTCAGAACGTGGCGGCCCTCAAAAGGGCGTATGAAGAGGTGAAATGA
- a CDS encoding helix-turn-helix domain-containing protein, with product MAGIELIPISKPVDLKFIEGKLKEIEAESKKQKKAGERLEFIRLRYLGYSVPEACMIKGITIQTGYNWQSSWNENGIDSVMPNYGGGRPSAMTLEQKERFRDAVARDMMTTVEAGAFVREHFGIEFTPKHIRSMLRSMGFRHAKPYDVDYRRPADAEGILKKDSEQRWTL from the coding sequence ATGGCGGGAATTGAACTGATACCGATCTCGAAGCCTGTCGACCTGAAGTTCATCGAAGGAAAGCTGAAAGAGATAGAGGCAGAGAGCAAGAAACAAAAGAAAGCGGGCGAAAGACTTGAGTTCATCAGATTGAGGTATCTTGGATATTCGGTCCCGGAAGCGTGCATGATCAAAGGCATAACCATTCAGACCGGATACAATTGGCAGAGTTCCTGGAACGAGAACGGCATTGATTCCGTAATGCCTAACTACGGAGGCGGGAGACCCTCCGCCATGACCCTTGAACAGAAAGAAAGGTTCAGGGATGCGGTGGCAAGGGACATGATGACCACCGTTGAGGCCGGGGCGTTCGTAAGAGAACATTTCGGTATCGAATTCACTCCGAAACACATCCGTTCCATGCTCAGGTCCATGGGATTCAGACATGCCAAGCCGTATGATGTCGATTATCGGCGCCCTGCCGATGCGGAAGGCATTTTAAAAAAAGACTCGGAACAGCGCTGGACTCTGTGA
- a CDS encoding IS630 family transposase — protein sequence MSLNDIAWGFADESAQRISVNTARVWSLGRPVRKMNSDRVNANTFGFYAINGNSSVLFPESSKGADMCAFLDAIRAANGNTKVLMILDNGRIHHTKAVRSHAAELNIEFLFLPPYSPQFNPIEFIWKTVKARVSGMFLLCKDHLVEFVKETFMKESLKMSYAEGWKRTFLIDHESK from the coding sequence GTGAGCCTGAACGATATCGCCTGGGGGTTCGCAGACGAATCCGCACAGAGGATCAGCGTAAACACCGCAAGAGTGTGGTCGTTGGGAAGACCCGTTCGAAAGATGAACTCCGATCGTGTGAACGCCAACACATTCGGGTTCTATGCGATCAACGGTAATTCTTCCGTGCTGTTCCCGGAATCATCCAAAGGCGCTGACATGTGTGCTTTTCTTGATGCGATCCGCGCAGCCAACGGAAACACGAAAGTGCTGATGATATTGGATAACGGCAGGATCCATCATACAAAGGCAGTGAGATCCCATGCGGCCGAACTCAATATCGAGTTCCTTTTCCTTCCGCCGTATTCTCCGCAGTTCAATCCGATCGAATTCATATGGAAGACCGTCAAAGCAAGGGTCTCCGGTATGTTCCTTCTCTGCAAAGATCATCTGGTGGAGTTTGTTAAAGAGACATTCATGAAAGAATCCCTGAAAATGAGCTATGCTGAAGGATGGAAGAGGACTTTTTTAATCGACCATGAGTCTAAATAG
- the ppsA gene encoding phosphoenolpyruvate synthase, with protein MDKKIVDVNELRVDDIPYVGGKGANLGELTSAGFPVPGAFVLTTVAYDYFLEKSKIMGKIEKELKSIDKSSDQSLADASKRIRALFEAHEIPEDLKKEIISSYRIVVPKGKTGFVAVRSSATAEDLPDASFAGQQETFLNVKDENDLIDKIRKCWSSLFTARAISYREKQGFAHSVVKLAVVVQKMVNSEVSGIMFTVDPHSGAKNIIIEAGYGLGEAIVGGEVTPDTYDVDKSKMAITKKRISTQKWRYIRGPDGGNVKEDVPASDEKKQKIEDRRILEIAEIGRQVEIHYQRPMDMEWCIEGGKVYLVQARPITAVGNSGGNSVKDDVSGESILLSGLGASPGFATGTVKIYDEKMSLDVVKDGDILVTKMTMPDMVPAMSRSVAIVTDEGGMTCHAAIISRELGTPCVVGTGSATNVLKDGDVITVDGTTGTIYKGEIKKKQETESHATGTVSAEFIPITGTKVMVNMSMPAKADEVAKLPCDGVGLMRSEFLFTNYIGEHPCAVIDDGRTDQLIDKLSDGIAKTARAFYPRPVILRTSDFKTNEYRDMKGGADYEPNEENPMIGWRGCSRYISKNYRDAFICELRAIKKARDELGMKNIFVMLPFVRTIFEVEEIVGMMESVGLKRGPDFKLYFMAEIPVNIFMAEEFCKYCDAFSIGSNDLTQLILGCDRDSDILGRMGYFDERNPGVKAAISHLIKVAHKNGKTVGICGQGPSVYPELVEFLVEEGIDSISLNPDTFVKTKRNIASAEQRILLKTLREMDSKK; from the coding sequence ATGGACAAGAAGATAGTAGATGTTAACGAACTGCGCGTTGATGACATACCCTATGTAGGAGGAAAAGGAGCTAACCTCGGGGAGCTCACTTCGGCAGGTTTTCCTGTCCCGGGCGCATTCGTCCTGACGACCGTTGCCTATGACTACTTTTTGGAAAAAAGTAAAATAATGGGAAAAATAGAAAAAGAGCTGAAAAGCATCGATAAAAGTTCTGACCAAAGCCTTGCAGACGCTTCTAAACGCATCAGAGCTCTCTTCGAGGCGCACGAGATCCCTGAAGACTTGAAAAAGGAAATCATATCAAGCTACAGGATAGTTGTTCCCAAAGGAAAAACAGGTTTTGTCGCCGTAAGGTCGAGCGCAACCGCCGAGGATCTTCCCGATGCGAGTTTCGCGGGACAACAGGAAACATTCCTTAACGTCAAAGACGAGAACGACCTCATTGACAAGATCAGAAAATGCTGGTCGTCCCTTTTCACGGCGAGAGCGATATCTTACAGAGAGAAACAGGGATTCGCTCACAGCGTGGTCAAGCTGGCCGTAGTTGTACAAAAAATGGTGAACTCCGAAGTATCGGGGATAATGTTCACGGTCGATCCGCACAGCGGTGCGAAGAACATAATCATCGAGGCTGGGTACGGCCTCGGAGAGGCCATCGTGGGCGGCGAAGTGACACCCGACACATATGATGTGGACAAGTCGAAGATGGCCATCACAAAAAAGAGGATCTCCACTCAGAAATGGAGATATATAAGGGGGCCGGACGGCGGGAATGTCAAAGAGGACGTACCGGCCAGTGATGAAAAGAAACAGAAGATAGAGGACCGCCGCATCCTTGAAATAGCGGAGATAGGCCGCCAGGTAGAGATACACTATCAGAGGCCGATGGACATGGAATGGTGTATCGAAGGGGGGAAGGTCTACCTTGTACAGGCGAGACCGATCACTGCAGTAGGGAATTCCGGAGGCAACAGTGTGAAAGATGATGTTTCTGGGGAGAGCATTCTCCTATCGGGACTGGGTGCAAGCCCGGGTTTCGCAACAGGTACGGTCAAGATATATGATGAGAAAATGAGTCTCGACGTTGTAAAGGACGGAGATATCCTTGTAACGAAAATGACTATGCCGGATATGGTCCCTGCAATGAGCAGGTCCGTCGCCATCGTCACCGATGAGGGAGGTATGACCTGCCACGCTGCGATAATCTCGAGAGAATTGGGCACGCCTTGCGTGGTGGGCACAGGAAGCGCCACGAATGTCCTGAAGGACGGCGATGTCATAACGGTCGACGGAACGACCGGTACTATCTACAAAGGAGAGATCAAGAAGAAACAGGAGACGGAGAGCCACGCAACTGGTACTGTCTCCGCAGAGTTCATCCCCATCACAGGGACCAAGGTAATGGTCAACATGAGTATGCCTGCCAAGGCCGATGAGGTCGCAAAACTTCCATGCGACGGCGTGGGTCTCATGAGGAGCGAGTTCCTTTTCACAAATTATATCGGAGAGCACCCCTGTGCGGTCATCGATGACGGGAGAACGGACCAATTGATAGACAAACTGTCAGACGGGATAGCAAAGACCGCCAGGGCCTTCTATCCCAGGCCGGTCATCCTCAGGACCTCCGACTTCAAGACCAACGAATACCGCGACATGAAGGGCGGAGCGGATTACGAACCCAACGAAGAGAACCCCATGATAGGGTGGAGAGGATGTTCCAGATACATCTCTAAGAATTACAGGGACGCATTCATTTGCGAGCTCAGAGCGATCAAAAAGGCACGCGACGAGTTGGGGATGAAGAACATCTTCGTCATGCTGCCTTTTGTCAGGACCATATTCGAGGTCGAAGAGATAGTCGGTATGATGGAAAGTGTCGGCCTCAAGAGAGGGCCGGACTTCAAGCTCTATTTCATGGCGGAGATCCCGGTGAACATTTTCATGGCAGAGGAGTTCTGCAAGTACTGCGACGCATTCTCGATAGGTTCCAACGACCTTACGCAGCTTATCCTCGGATGCGACCGTGATTCGGATATCCTCGGACGCATGGGCTACTTTGATGAGAGGAACCCGGGCGTGAAGGCGGCGATATCACACTTGATCAAAGTGGCTCACAAGAACGGAAAGACAGTTGGGATATGCGGTCAGGGACCTTCAGTATATCCGGAATTGGTCGAGTTCCTTGTCGAAGAAGGTATCGATTCGATATCCCTGAATCCTGATACATTCGTGAAGACCAAAAGGAATATCGCATCTGCGGAGCAGAGGATATTGCTCAAAACCCTTAGGGAAATGGACAGCAAGAAGTGA
- a CDS encoding CBS pair associated ParBc domain-containing protein encodes MTQSPTVADYMIRNVQTVTPDMTVTQVMEKIINSSFHGFPIAENGYLLGFVTAKELLRFVDRPNSKIREVMKHGTLCVVPSMSIDDATRVLFRYGLRNLPVVNEEKKIVGIISNIDIVRSQIEKSRPAKVMSVKNLLEQQNGIRLKISNQEVPIKELIPTQKEVYMDELIGRQFEIKRGLNEPLVLVKRRNGFLVVDGHHRIMAAKRAGLETFNAIVLEPNNLDVKLGLEKTAEKWGLRTLDDVKIIEGAKHPFMEMTTMLLPQEQADGLNKRLIEDENHRVKDR; translated from the coding sequence ATGACGCAAAGCCCGACTGTCGCAGACTACATGATCAGAAACGTTCAAACGGTAACTCCGGACATGACCGTAACACAGGTCATGGAGAAAATAATCAATTCGAGTTTCCATGGGTTCCCCATTGCGGAGAACGGATATCTGTTGGGGTTCGTCACGGCAAAAGAGTTGCTGAGATTCGTGGACAGACCCAACTCAAAAATAAGGGAGGTCATGAAGCACGGAACGCTTTGCGTGGTCCCGTCAATGTCGATAGATGATGCGACCAGGGTACTTTTCAGATACGGTCTGAGGAACCTCCCCGTGGTCAATGAAGAAAAGAAGATCGTCGGTATTATCTCGAACATTGATATTGTAAGATCCCAAATAGAAAAATCAAGGCCCGCCAAGGTCATGTCCGTGAAGAATCTGCTCGAGCAGCAGAATGGGATAAGACTTAAGATTTCCAATCAAGAGGTTCCGATAAAAGAACTCATCCCCACTCAAAAGGAAGTGTACATGGACGAACTGATCGGACGCCAGTTCGAGATAAAGAGAGGGCTGAACGAACCCTTGGTACTGGTAAAGAGAAGGAACGGATTCCTTGTCGTGGACGGCCACCACCGGATCATGGCGGCAAAGAGGGCCGGTCTCGAGACATTCAATGCGATCGTTCTGGAGCCGAACAACCTCGATGTAAAACTGGGGTTGGAGAAGACCGCCGAGAAGTGGGGCCTCAGGACCCTTGATGATGTAAAGATAATTGAGGGCGCAAAGCACCCCTTTATGGAAATGACAACAATGCTGCTCCCTCAGGAGCAGGCGGACGGCCTCAATAAGAGACTTATCGAGGATGAAAATCATCGGGTCAAAGATCGATGA
- a CDS encoding substrate-binding domain-containing protein, with amino-acid sequence MNVKIISLVSVLILFSGLSVVVFSDNSNGADSTTTITDGTGKTFTYARPAEHIVTMGYASTLTVAMLGETDKIIAVDTYSTYNYTKDERLAGLNALNLGSIYTSSNNDNIVAQLVQLVGKGKMSLGDTIILTTYSNALTLRDLLNGIGFDHVLVYGVPTSPITSYEQVKDFISDISVIVKGDTSSLVGNMEAVENTVINGLKGTSERPPALFVWYNKTSGYSVGNTGSIAVSLIEAAGGTNIAYSPNSATTYGDKNTIVQLVESHPNTIIFLQDTYIKDGHTVGDFRNDVLGGDAGIPIVIVDSKWNNYDTDAASGLWVFACALHPEIFQGAMPSADGSSTLYVIPIQASRAGTVGGSSSSDLALYAIAGLLVGLIILGFAYFYLRRP; translated from the coding sequence ATGAATGTTAAGATCATCTCATTGGTTTCGGTCCTGATCCTGTTCTCGGGATTGTCGGTGGTCGTATTCAGTGACAATTCGAACGGCGCTGACTCTACTACTACGATCACCGACGGCACCGGAAAGACATTCACTTATGCCAGGCCCGCGGAGCACATTGTTACAATGGGCTACGCCTCCACGCTTACCGTTGCGATGCTCGGAGAGACGGACAAGATAATCGCTGTGGACACATACTCGACATACAATTACACAAAAGATGAACGCTTGGCAGGCCTTAACGCGTTGAATCTCGGCAGCATTTACACCTCATCGAATAACGACAACATCGTGGCGCAGCTGGTTCAATTGGTGGGAAAGGGAAAAATGAGCCTTGGCGATACCATAATATTGACAACTTACTCGAACGCGCTTACGTTGCGCGATCTGCTCAACGGTATCGGTTTCGACCATGTGCTTGTTTACGGCGTACCGACCTCTCCGATAACCAGCTATGAACAGGTCAAAGACTTCATCAGCGACATATCCGTGATCGTCAAAGGAGATACATCTTCTCTTGTCGGGAATATGGAAGCGGTGGAAAACACCGTCATCAACGGGTTGAAAGGAACATCCGAGAGACCGCCGGCTCTGTTCGTCTGGTATAATAAAACCTCGGGGTATTCAGTCGGCAACACAGGCTCCATTGCCGTTTCCCTGATCGAGGCGGCCGGTGGCACCAATATCGCATACAGCCCGAACAGCGCAACGACATATGGGGACAAGAACACAATTGTACAACTGGTCGAGTCACATCCAAACACTATCATCTTCCTGCAGGACACATACATAAAGGACGGCCACACGGTCGGCGATTTCAGAAACGATGTGCTCGGAGGCGATGCCGGCATACCGATCGTGATCGTAGATTCCAAATGGAATAACTATGACACAGATGCCGCAAGCGGGTTGTGGGTCTTCGCATGCGCATTGCACCCGGAAATATTCCAGGGTGCCATGCCAAGTGCCGACGGATCCTCAACATTGTATGTCATACCCATACAGGCTTCGAGAGCCGGCACCGTCGGCGGATCCTCCAGCTCTGATCTGGCACTATACGCTATAGCCGGACTTTTGGTCGGACTTATCATTCTTGGATTTGCATATTTCTACCTCAGGAGGCCATAA
- a CDS encoding FecCD family ABC transporter permease: MIPDPDRKRKRLLLTVATLTLILIFSVFLGLSWAPDHLSLSDVWHVLIGKGTWADGIIVNSNSKRVIFGAFVGAALGVTGGIMQAVFRNPLASPYILGLSSGASLGAAIAILFSIPIIPLAITQPLLAFVFCLGTMFLVYMLSRSGGSVRTETLILAGVAISSLMTAAVSFLTYIAPSEQMGSIVFWSMGNLGTVTWEEMAFAIPIITVGIAVMLTQSKSLNAMMLGDYHAMDLGVDVRRARIFLLVVSSLVVAAAVAFVGAIGFVGLVIPHIFRLFLGPDNRLILPLSAFGGATFILLCDYVAHLGSSLYGVMPIGIITSFIGAPFFIYLLSRKRSEVGW; encoded by the coding sequence ATGATACCCGACCCGGACAGAAAGAGGAAAAGGTTGCTTTTGACGGTTGCGACACTTACATTGATATTGATATTCTCTGTCTTCCTGGGTCTGTCATGGGCACCCGATCATTTGTCACTCTCGGATGTTTGGCATGTGCTTATCGGCAAAGGTACCTGGGCCGATGGCATTATCGTTAATTCCAACTCTAAGAGGGTTATCTTCGGTGCCTTTGTGGGTGCGGCCCTGGGCGTAACAGGCGGAATAATGCAGGCCGTATTCAGGAACCCTCTTGCATCACCGTACATACTGGGTCTGTCGTCCGGAGCTTCATTGGGTGCGGCGATCGCCATATTGTTCTCGATACCGATCATACCTTTGGCAATAACACAGCCGCTGCTGGCATTCGTGTTCTGTCTCGGAACGATGTTCCTTGTATACATGTTATCAAGGAGCGGGGGCAGCGTGAGGACGGAGACCCTGATACTTGCCGGTGTCGCGATATCATCCCTGATGACTGCCGCAGTATCATTCCTAACATACATCGCGCCGAGCGAACAGATGGGCAGTATCGTCTTCTGGTCCATGGGGAACCTCGGCACTGTCACGTGGGAAGAGATGGCATTTGCGATCCCGATAATAACTGTCGGCATAGCTGTCATGCTTACGCAGTCTAAGAGCCTGAACGCCATGATGCTCGGCGATTATCACGCAATGGACCTCGGAGTAGATGTCAGAAGGGCCCGGATCTTCCTTTTGGTCGTGTCTTCTCTGGTTGTCGCTGCCGCCGTGGCATTCGTAGGGGCTATAGGTTTTGTCGGATTGGTCATACCGCATATCTTCAGATTGTTCCTGGGGCCGGATAATCGTCTGATCCTTCCGCTAAGTGCCTTCGGGGGCGCTACATTCATTTTATTATGCGATTACGTAGCCCATCTCGGCTCCTCGCTCTACGGAGTTATGCCCATAGGCATCATTACCTCATTCATCGGAGCTCCGTTCTTTATATATCTGCTTTCCAGAAAGAGAAGCGAGGTGGGATGGTGA